One stretch of Solibacillus isronensis DNA includes these proteins:
- a CDS encoding isoprenylcysteine carboxyl methyltransferase family protein: MVFYIVLAFVIIQRLVELVVAKRNEKLMLAKGAYEVGASHYPFMILLHTSFFVSLLIEVVFFSEQFTPHYIWLVLFLLLQMLRVWCLVSLGSFWNTKIIILPGANVVAKGPYSFIRHPNYLVVCLEIAVLPLMFQAYFTAICFTILNFIILSIRIPMEEKALKEGTDYTAYLERNNVKQP; this comes from the coding sequence CTGGTTTTTTATATTGTACTAGCTTTTGTAATTATTCAAAGATTAGTAGAGCTGGTTGTAGCAAAAAGAAATGAAAAATTAATGCTTGCTAAAGGAGCATATGAAGTAGGTGCTTCCCATTATCCATTCATGATATTATTGCATACGAGCTTTTTTGTAAGCCTACTTATTGAAGTAGTATTTTTCAGTGAACAATTTACACCGCATTATATATGGCTCGTTTTATTTTTATTGTTGCAGATGTTAAGGGTATGGTGTCTAGTTTCATTAGGATCTTTCTGGAATACGAAAATTATTATTTTACCTGGAGCAAATGTAGTAGCAAAGGGGCCGTATTCTTTTATCCGCCACCCAAACTATTTAGTTGTATGTTTAGAAATTGCCGTATTGCCTCTAATGTTTCAGGCATACTTTACAGCTATTTGCTTCACCATTTTAAATTTCATTATCCTTTCTATTCGCATTCCGATGGAGGAAAAAGCGCTGAAAGAAGGGACAGACTATACAGCTTATTTGGAACGAAATAATGTTAAACAGCCGTAA
- a CDS encoding DegV family protein: MKIYTDSGSDLPKSFFDNEEVHLFPLRVLVRGVEYDDIIGITTDQVYAAIAEGEQLKTSQVSLEVFINAFEELAKSGEEGVYIAFSSELSGTCQTAILARNQVLESYPDLKLEIIDTKCASYGQGLVVKEAVRLNKFGIEFNEAVEKLTTMANSMEHLFTVGDLNHLAKGGRVSKASAFMGGLLNIKPILNMDDGKLVPIEKTRGFKKAINRMTELMKERGGDFTNKIVGISHSNDEELMHEVKVAIEEKIQPQAIETTTIGAVIGAHVGRGTIAIFFTNDK; the protein is encoded by the coding sequence ATGAAAATTTATACGGATAGTGGTTCTGACTTACCGAAATCATTTTTTGATAATGAAGAAGTACATCTTTTTCCGTTACGCGTATTAGTGAGAGGTGTTGAGTATGATGATATTATTGGCATCACAACAGACCAAGTATACGCGGCAATTGCTGAAGGTGAGCAACTTAAAACATCACAAGTTTCATTAGAAGTATTTATTAACGCTTTTGAGGAATTAGCAAAATCCGGTGAAGAAGGAGTTTATATTGCCTTTTCATCAGAACTGTCTGGTACATGCCAAACCGCAATTTTGGCGAGAAACCAAGTATTGGAAAGTTACCCAGACTTGAAATTAGAAATTATTGATACGAAATGTGCTTCATATGGTCAAGGTTTAGTAGTAAAAGAAGCAGTACGTTTAAATAAATTTGGTATTGAGTTTAATGAAGCCGTTGAAAAACTAACAACAATGGCCAATTCAATGGAACATCTATTTACAGTAGGCGATTTAAACCACTTAGCAAAAGGCGGCCGTGTTTCAAAAGCGAGTGCCTTTATGGGTGGATTACTTAATATTAAGCCTATTTTAAATATGGATGATGGCAAGCTTGTACCAATAGAAAAAACACGCGGATTCAAAAAAGCGATTAATCGCATGACTGAACTTATGAAAGAGCGTGGCGGTGACTTCACGAATAAGATTGTTGGTATTTCTCATAGTAACGATGAGGAACTAATGCATGAAGTGAAAGTTGCTATTGAAGAAAAGATTCAGCCTCAAGCAATTGAAACAACAACAATCGGTGCGGTGATCGGTGCACATGTCGGTCGAGGAACAATCGCTATTTTCTTTACAAATGATAAATAA
- a CDS encoding CotD family spore coat protein: MVNRNWFNSFNDERGQSFFNNAQQLPTQTGPTQYASPQISPTRQYVQRNVSNTVVPHVHPSHLTTVNQHYINNQHYFPHTQSVVNECFETNTMCGTPFRPNGGCGCSKRRGW; the protein is encoded by the coding sequence TTGGTTAATAGAAACTGGTTTAATTCATTTAATGATGAAAGAGGTCAATCGTTTTTCAATAATGCACAGCAATTGCCAACGCAAACAGGACCAACTCAATATGCATCACCGCAAATTTCACCAACGAGACAATATGTTCAAAGAAATGTATCAAATACGGTGGTGCCTCATGTTCATCCATCACATTTAACAACGGTCAACCAACATTATATTAACAACCAACACTATTTCCCTCATACACAATCAGTTGTGAATGAATGTTTCGAAACAAATACGATGTGTGGAACACCGTTTAGACCGAATGGCGGCTGTGGTTGTTCAAAACGAAGAGGCTGGTAA
- a CDS encoding peptidylprolyl isomerase: protein MKKFYQIVLFTVLIAILAACGKETAKNEEQESNANYAEEVTENPIVTITMENDKKIVIELEPKTAPNTVANFISLVEDGFYDGLIFHRVIPGFMIQGGDPDGTGMGGPDYAIKGEFTSNGFDNTLTHERGVISMARSQDPDSAGSQFFIMTEQATHLDGDYAAFGKVTEGMETVDEIVAADRGNNDKPLEDQKMKTVEVDAKGFDYPEPVVQK from the coding sequence GTGAAGAAGTTTTATCAAATCGTTTTATTTACAGTGCTAATCGCTATTTTAGCTGCATGCGGTAAGGAAACGGCGAAAAATGAAGAGCAGGAAAGTAATGCAAATTATGCTGAGGAAGTAACCGAAAATCCAATCGTTACAATTACAATGGAAAATGATAAAAAAATCGTTATTGAGCTAGAGCCAAAAACTGCCCCTAATACAGTGGCCAATTTTATCTCTCTTGTGGAAGATGGGTTTTATGATGGACTAATTTTCCACCGTGTTATTCCCGGTTTCATGATCCAAGGTGGAGATCCGGATGGTACAGGTATGGGTGGACCTGATTATGCAATTAAAGGAGAATTTACATCAAACGGATTTGATAATACATTAACACATGAGCGCGGTGTAATTTCGATGGCTCGTTCCCAAGATCCGGATTCGGCAGGTTCCCAATTCTTTATAATGACGGAGCAAGCAACACATTTGGATGGTGACTATGCAGCATTCGGTAAAGTAACTGAAGGTATGGAAACAGTCGATGAGATTGTGGCTGCTGATCGCGGGAACAATGATAAACCACTGGAAGATCAAAAGATGAAAACAGTTGAAGTAGACGCGAAAGGCTTCGATTATCCGGAACCAGTCGTTCAAAAATAA
- a CDS encoding type III polyketide synthase has translation MPKIASVSTHTPPFTLAQRNIEQLTKELFQHKIPKLERLLKVFENGEIKTRNLCVSPEWYREEHTFEERNELYIKLATEYSVEVIKKCLTNRSFLQQDLSTEDIDAIIFISSTGISTPSIDARVMNILPFSNELVRIPIWGLGCAGGAAGISRAYDYCKAHPNAKVLVVCVELCSLTFQKDDYSKSNLVGTSLFADGAACALVCGDNVELEQNIPIPYIKGRGSKWMPDSEDVMGWDVKNSGLHVVFSKSIPVIISKWLGPFIHEFLSKHDVSPEQIENFVAHPGGKKVLQAYEETLNLTTEHTDVSREILQKNGNMSSPTVLYVLEQFMLNEKRADTLGLLVALGPGFSGEVVLLEWRE, from the coding sequence ATTCCAAAAATAGCTTCAGTAAGTACTCATACACCGCCTTTCACATTAGCTCAGAGGAACATTGAGCAATTGACGAAAGAGCTTTTCCAACATAAAATTCCAAAGTTAGAACGGTTACTAAAAGTTTTTGAGAATGGTGAAATAAAGACACGTAATTTATGTGTTTCACCTGAATGGTATCGTGAAGAACATACATTTGAAGAACGCAATGAACTGTATATAAAACTGGCTACCGAATATAGTGTTGAAGTCATAAAAAAGTGTTTAACAAACCGTTCCTTTTTACAACAGGATCTATCTACCGAAGATATAGATGCCATCATTTTTATTAGTAGTACAGGCATTTCAACGCCAAGCATTGATGCTCGAGTAATGAATATTCTTCCCTTTTCCAATGAACTAGTTAGAATACCGATATGGGGGCTAGGCTGTGCAGGGGGAGCGGCAGGTATTAGTAGGGCGTATGATTATTGCAAAGCACACCCTAACGCAAAGGTACTTGTCGTTTGTGTTGAGCTATGCAGTCTTACATTCCAAAAAGATGATTATTCTAAGAGCAATCTTGTAGGCACTTCATTATTTGCTGATGGAGCTGCTTGTGCCCTTGTATGCGGCGATAATGTTGAGCTAGAGCAAAATATACCAATACCTTATATTAAGGGGCGCGGTTCAAAGTGGATGCCTGATTCTGAAGATGTTATGGGCTGGGATGTAAAGAATAGTGGTTTGCATGTTGTATTTTCGAAGAGCATTCCGGTCATTATTTCAAAATGGCTTGGACCGTTTATTCACGAATTTTTAAGTAAGCATGATGTTTCACCTGAGCAAATTGAGAATTTTGTAGCACATCCTGGTGGAAAAAAAGTATTACAAGCTTATGAGGAAACATTAAATTTAACAACGGAACATACAGATGTTTCACGTGAAATATTGCAAAAAAATGGAAATATGTCTTCTCCGACAGTTCTGTATGTTTTGGAACAGTTTATGTTAAATGAAAAAAGAGCGGATACTTTAGGTCTATTAGTTGCGTTAGGGCCTGGTTTTAGCGGAGAAGTAGTATTATTGGAATGGAGGGAGTAA
- a CDS encoding DUF2268 domain-containing protein, whose translation MPILDTKILFEKTEHRELAAYPIIQSIFPRFPPEAVQFELLQQGLLQHEELRLTLDVWQISKRLLEELIRLWEGPDIPVAILPIKNGFVKNGVAYPYGICLYVSPRVTIKELHALFTHEYHHICRRRFLMEPPTLLDSLLMEGLAEHAVESLYGEYALSSWTKRYSLEEVLSYWETHFTQALHVPGLHEHQAFLFGDSALNLPPWIGYCTGYRLVEAFLQKKGPYDVKQLLSMPSLYLLEGTGWKKGVTE comes from the coding sequence ATGCCTATTCTTGATACAAAAATATTGTTTGAAAAAACGGAACATCGTGAGCTGGCAGCCTATCCAATCATCCAATCCATTTTCCCGCGATTTCCACCTGAAGCCGTTCAATTTGAACTTTTACAACAAGGATTGCTACAACATGAGGAACTTCGCTTAACATTGGATGTATGGCAAATATCAAAAAGACTATTAGAGGAGTTAATACGGTTATGGGAGGGACCTGATATACCTGTTGCCATTTTGCCGATAAAAAACGGGTTTGTAAAAAATGGTGTTGCCTACCCTTATGGTATTTGTTTGTATGTATCCCCTCGCGTCACAATAAAAGAACTTCATGCGCTGTTTACCCATGAATATCATCATATTTGCAGGCGCAGATTTTTAATGGAACCCCCTACATTACTGGATTCATTGCTTATGGAAGGACTGGCCGAGCATGCGGTGGAAAGCTTATATGGAGAATATGCATTAAGTTCTTGGACGAAACGGTATTCCTTAGAGGAAGTATTAAGCTATTGGGAGACGCATTTCACTCAAGCATTGCATGTGCCAGGATTACACGAACATCAAGCGTTTTTATTCGGGGACTCAGCATTAAATTTACCCCCTTGGATCGGGTATTGTACCGGGTACCGACTGGTTGAAGCCTTTTTACAAAAGAAAGGTCCTTATGATGTTAAACAACTGCTGTCCATGCCATCACTTTATTTATTAGAAGGGACAGGATGGAAAAAGGGAGTAACCGAATAA
- a CDS encoding zinc-dependent alcohol dehydrogenase, translated as MKAVTYQGAKKVEVKEVPDAKIEKPDDIIVRITSTAICGSDLHIYRGAVPAREDFVIGHEPMGIVEEVGPEVTKVKKGDRVVIPFNVACGECFYCQNQLESQCDNANENPAIDSGAYFGYTERYGNFPGGQAEYLRVPYGNFIPFKVPDNCELEDEALLFISDVLPTAYWSVEHSGVKKGDTVIVLGSGPIGLMVQKFAWMKGAKRVMVVDPLNYRLEHAKRTNKVEIFNFDDFDDVGNHLHELTHGGADVVIDCVGMDGKMSLVEKAQQKLKLQGGTLSAIDVGIKAVRKFGTIQLTGVYGSKYNMFPLGNIFERNVTVKTGQAPAIHYSPMLYEMVAEGKIDPTEIITHKVPLSEASEAYKKFHDHEDQSIKFILKP; from the coding sequence TTGAAAGCAGTAACGTATCAAGGTGCCAAAAAAGTAGAAGTAAAAGAAGTTCCGGATGCAAAAATTGAAAAGCCAGATGACATTATTGTACGTATTACCTCAACGGCCATTTGCGGATCGGATCTCCATATTTATCGCGGAGCTGTTCCAGCACGAGAGGATTTTGTAATTGGACATGAGCCTATGGGGATTGTAGAAGAAGTAGGGCCAGAAGTAACAAAGGTTAAAAAAGGAGACCGCGTTGTTATTCCTTTTAACGTTGCTTGCGGTGAATGTTTCTACTGTCAAAATCAATTAGAAAGTCAATGTGACAATGCCAACGAAAATCCGGCAATTGATTCAGGTGCATATTTTGGATATACAGAGCGTTACGGTAACTTCCCGGGAGGCCAGGCAGAATATTTGCGTGTACCGTACGGGAACTTCATACCATTTAAAGTACCTGACAACTGTGAACTAGAAGATGAGGCATTACTGTTTATCTCCGATGTATTGCCGACTGCCTATTGGAGTGTGGAACATTCGGGTGTTAAAAAGGGCGATACGGTTATTGTGTTAGGTTCAGGACCAATCGGATTAATGGTACAGAAATTCGCGTGGATGAAAGGTGCGAAGCGTGTAATGGTAGTAGATCCTTTAAACTATCGTTTAGAACATGCAAAACGTACAAACAAAGTTGAAATATTTAACTTTGATGATTTTGATGATGTAGGAAATCATCTTCATGAGCTTACACATGGAGGAGCCGATGTGGTTATTGACTGTGTAGGTATGGACGGGAAAATGTCTCTTGTAGAAAAAGCACAGCAAAAGCTGAAACTTCAAGGTGGAACACTGAGTGCCATTGATGTTGGAATTAAGGCGGTTAGGAAATTTGGTACAATCCAGCTAACAGGTGTGTATGGTTCAAAATACAATATGTTCCCATTAGGCAATATTTTCGAGCGTAATGTAACCGTGAAAACTGGACAAGCACCGGCGATTCATTATAGCCCAATGCTTTATGAGATGGTTGCTGAAGGTAAGATTGATCCAACAGAAATCATTACCCATAAAGTACCGCTATCTGAAGCAAGTGAAGCATATAAGAAATTCCATGATCATGAAGATCAAAGTATTAAATTTATATTAAAACCATAG